A stretch of the bacterium SCSIO 12827 genome encodes the following:
- a CDS encoding divergent polysaccharide deacetylase family protein codes for MTEQPSGLFKTAIKDPAVRLAALGGALAGAVLVLVVVMLSSGGHKDTPAAVQYPPAQQGQVAAIVAPAPRHVTQSATAPEMAEPAATLVPDNYPTYPTLPVARVEKPESATPALSEPPLPVAEQGQAPDAAPDTAAVAPLPEAAPPPLAAKPMIAIVIDDMGVDQRRSARAMKLPAKVTLSFLPYARDLKKQSAEAAAMGHEVMLHVAMEPESSEADPGPNVLLTGTPEAELLANLRWNLDQMTGYQGINNHMGSRFTRDLAGMRLVMGELKARGLFFLDSVTSRDSVGAKTAREAGVPFATRDVFIDHRDDEAYVHKQLAKVEAEARKRGIAIAIGHPRDITLRALKTWLTKVQAEGFELVGVSRVLHRPEAAQTGLPGTSG; via the coding sequence ATGACGGAACAGCCCAGCGGACTATTCAAGACGGCGATCAAGGATCCTGCGGTGCGTCTCGCGGCGCTGGGGGGTGCCCTGGCGGGCGCGGTTTTGGTGTTGGTCGTGGTCATGCTGTCCAGCGGCGGCCACAAAGACACGCCGGCCGCCGTGCAGTACCCGCCCGCGCAACAAGGCCAGGTCGCGGCGATTGTCGCGCCCGCCCCCCGTCATGTGACGCAATCCGCGACGGCGCCCGAGATGGCGGAGCCGGCGGCCACACTCGTGCCGGACAATTATCCCACGTATCCCACGTTGCCGGTTGCCCGGGTCGAGAAGCCGGAATCGGCCACGCCGGCGCTTTCTGAACCCCCGCTGCCCGTCGCCGAACAGGGACAAGCCCCCGACGCTGCTCCCGACACCGCCGCCGTGGCGCCGCTGCCCGAGGCGGCCCCGCCGCCCTTGGCCGCCAAGCCGATGATCGCCATCGTGATCGACGACATGGGGGTGGATCAGCGGCGCTCTGCCCGCGCCATGAAGCTGCCGGCAAAGGTGACCCTGTCATTCCTGCCTTATGCCCGTGATCTGAAGAAACAATCGGCCGAGGCCGCCGCCATGGGGCATGAGGTCATGCTGCATGTGGCCATGGAGCCGGAAAGTTCGGAAGCCGACCCGGGCCCCAACGTGTTGTTGACCGGCACGCCGGAGGCCGAATTGCTGGCCAACCTGCGCTGGAACCTGGATCAGATGACTGGCTACCAGGGCATCAACAACCACATGGGCAGCCGCTTTACCCGCGATTTGGCGGGCATGCGTCTTGTCATGGGCGAATTGAAGGCGCGTGGGCTGTTTTTCCTGGATTCCGTGACCAGCCGTGACAGTGTCGGCGCCAAGACCGCCCGCGAGGCAGGGGTGCCCTTCGCCACCCGCGACGTGTTCATCGACCACAGGGACGACGAGGCCTACGTCCACAAGCAGCTTGCCAAGGTCGAGGCGGAGGCCCGCAAACGCGGCATCGCCATCGCCATTGGCCATCCCCGCGACATCACCCTGCGCGCGCTGAAGACCTGGCTGACCAAGGTTCAGGCGGAAGGGTTCGAACTGGTTGGGGTGTCCAGGGTACTGCATCGCCCGGAGGCGGCCCAGACGGGCCTGCCAGGAACTTCCGGCTAG